CTTCCGTTGTGGGCATCAATTTTAATTCCTTACAGGCTTCGATTACCCATTGCCGTTGCTGCCTGTTCCCTACCAAATACATTTTAATGGTCTTGGTATCGAAATAGTCACTGTACTGCCGTAATACATCTTTGGTATGTTCCAAACTTTCCAATTGATAGCCCCAATACCCCAAACCTGGGCCGGTACTGTAAATCCTTGGTCCATCTATCATTCCCGCATCTACCATATCACCGTAGGTCAATACATCCGTAGTGCCGGTCTGGGGATCCCTTGTTGTGGTAACCCCATAGGCCAAGTTGGCGGCGTACATCCACACTTGTTGTTTATGAATGCCCCATGCCGGCCTTAAATGGGCATGCGTGTCCACAAAACCTGGTAATATGGTTTTACCGGACATTTCCATTTCCCTTGTTCCATTGGGAATCTGGATACTTCCAGAAGGACCTACTGATTTAATTCTATTATTCTCGATAAGTATATCACCATTTTCCAAAACCTCATCATCTTTCATTGAAATGATTCGGGCCCCTTTTAGCAACAAGGTACCTTCGGGAATATCCTTTGCATAGCTTACCTTTATTTTATATTCATCTGCCTTGAACTCTGGAAGTTCGGTATCGTCCTTTTTATCCGTAGAATCCTTTTTCTTTTCTTCTTTTTTCTTCTTGGTTACTTCGGCAATACTATCCTTGAATTTTTTCCCTTCGGCCACATCATATACAAAATGACTTGAACCTAAAGACCAGTGGACTTTTTTACTTGTGCCGGACCAAATTGGGAACTCTCCCCCAATCTTGGTCAATTTCATGGCCGGAAATGCTGCTTTGTCCGCCTTAGCTACGGAAACCGTTGGGGTCTTACCGTATTTAGGAATGGTAGCTACATAGATATCATTGTTAATTTTTGTCAAGGCCGAAGTTCCGTCAGGAGAAATGCGGATTTCGTCCGGTTTTGATGATTTGTCCTTATCATCGGCCCCAACGGAATTGGGTAAAACGGCATGATCATCCAGAAAATCTTGGGAACCATAGGTTACAATCCCCTTCAATTTTAGATGTTCCTTTTCATCGGTGCCGTCCCATCGGATGGAGACCAGTCCCTTTTCGGAATCCGTCAAATAGATACGGTCGTCCCCTTTGGTAAAATGTGGTACTGACCTATTCCTTGATTTGTCAATAAAGTTGATTTTGCCTCCATCCTTGGAAATCCATACCAAATCTTCCATATTCCTGCTAGAATACAATCCCAATAAATCCTGAAAAGATTGTGCCGAGCCCCTGTGAAAAGCAATTCGGTCCGAATTGTAAGACCAAGCAGGATACGTATACAGACCAGGTTCTGAAGTAAGTTTAGTTAACCTTGTCCTTCCGTTAACATTTGCCGTGTATAGATGCCCACCCTCTTTTTCCCAAGTAGTAAAAACCAAAGTGGAACCATCCGGCGACCAAGCGGGCTGAGCTTCTATAAAATCATTTTCCGTGACCCTTTTCGGTGTTCCGTTGGGAAAATCCATGATATAGAGTCGGTTCAAGGCGGTAAATGCCAGTTTACGACCATCGGGTGATGGTTTTGCATCCCTAATCTGTGTGGCCAAAGCTTCTTTTGAATCGGCAATGGGATATTTAAATGAAAGTCTTGGGCCCAAATCCAATGCCACATCTACGGAAAAAGGAATTTCCCTTGCATTATTTCCCTCGATGGAAATCGCATAAATCTTTCCTCCATAAGAGGTTATTAATTGTTTACTATCTGGAGTGAAAGACATTGCAGGAAGCACGCCCAAAGGCGCAATGGACTCTTGTTCATCCCTTTGGACAGGATAGGCCAACCAACGCTCATCACCATTATCCAAGTTGCGGAGAATGAGACCTGTTTCCGTCTCGTAACGTGTACCGTATACCAGCCATTTACCGTCCGGGGAAAGGGTTGGAGTAAACGCAGAGCCATACTTGGAGGTAATTACGGCCATCTTACCATCTTCCATGTCATACGTGCCAATTTGATATTGTGGTAGTTGGGCATTATAGTTCCAAGCACTCCGCCTTTGAGAGAAATAGACCAGTTTACCATCCGGACTTATGGCCGGGTCTATAAGTTTGATATTCTCCGGCTCACTTACCAATTGGCTACCAGATCCGCCATCTTTATGATAAATATGGGGCTTAATATTTCTTCTTCCCTTTACACCGATGATATAGTCACCATCTGGAGTCCACTCCGCGGAAAAGAAATTATGTTTTTTTTCCTCTGTAATTTGCTTTTCCTCTTTGGACTGTAAATCGAGGGTCCAAATATTATCCGAACCACTTTTGTCCGAAATAAAAACCAGACTTTTACCATCCGGACTGTATCTAGGATGCACATCATATTGCATACCATTGGTAATTCTCGTGGCCTTTCCACCGGTTATAGGCATTGTATAGATATCCCCCATAAGGTCGAATACGATAGTCTTTCCATCGGGACTTACATCTAGGGAAATCCAAGTTCCCTTGTCTGTGGTAAACGAAATTTTCCTTTCCGGTTCCAAAGGAAGTTCCTTAGTAGCCTGTTTTGTCGTGTCCTTAGATTGTTGGGCCGATAATGAAAGTCCAAACACAAAACACATAACTAGCGGGATGCGGCGTACAAATGTTTTCATTTTTTATAATTTAGAAGAAGTTTCTAAATATACTGAATACAAAGCCCAATACATACGAAAAAGCCCCGATTTTACAATCAGGGCTTCTATAGTAACGAAACGCTAAACTACTTTTTCTCCTCGGTTTCCTTCTCTTCTTTTGGAGCCTCTTCCTTGGAGAAATCCGCCAAGTCCTTTTCGACCAAAATATTGTACCACTGTATTATTTTTTTGATGTCGCTTACGTAGACCCTGTCCTCATCATAATTGGGAAGCACTTCAAAGAAATACTCCTCCAATTTTATCTTTTCATCCTTATGGCCTACGGATGTTTTGCCGCCATTTTCCTTTTCCTGGATTTTCAAAAAGACCTCCCTTAAAGGTAATTCCTCGTCCAAGGTATAAATAGCAATTTCAGAAAGTACACTCACATTGCTACGTAACCCCACACTGATTTTTTTACCGTCCAGTAATGATTCTGCCACAAAGCCAGTCCTTGTTTGTGTTATTAGTTTGTACAAACCAGGTTTACCACCTACCGACAATATTTTCTCCAAAGCCATATGCAATAATTTTTGTTTTTTGAGTGGGCAAAGATGCCACTTTTCTAATAATTAATACACCTCTTTACCTTCCTTTTTTCTGATTGGGGAAACGCATCCTGTAGTCCACATTTATTTTCCCCTTGGATATATTGGCCAATCTCCCTTTTAACAAACGCTTTTTTAAGGATGACAATTTATCCGTGAAAAGAATGCCTTCAATATGGTCATACTCATGCTGAATAACCCTAGCTAGAAGTCCGTCATAGATTTCTACAT
This window of the Maribacter cobaltidurans genome carries:
- a CDS encoding amidohydrolase family protein; this translates as MKTFVRRIPLVMCFVFGLSLSAQQSKDTTKQATKELPLEPERKISFTTDKGTWISLDVSPDGKTIVFDLMGDIYTMPITGGKATRITNGMQYDVHPRYSPDGKSLVFISDKSGSDNIWTLDLQSKEEKQITEEKKHNFFSAEWTPDGDYIIGVKGRRNIKPHIYHKDGGSGSQLVSEPENIKLIDPAISPDGKLVYFSQRRSAWNYNAQLPQYQIGTYDMEDGKMAVITSKYGSAFTPTLSPDGKWLVYGTRYETETGLILRNLDNGDERWLAYPVQRDEQESIAPLGVLPAMSFTPDSKQLITSYGGKIYAISIEGNNAREIPFSVDVALDLGPRLSFKYPIADSKEALATQIRDAKPSPDGRKLAFTALNRLYIMDFPNGTPKRVTENDFIEAQPAWSPDGSTLVFTTWEKEGGHLYTANVNGRTRLTKLTSEPGLYTYPAWSYNSDRIAFHRGSAQSFQDLLGLYSSRNMEDLVWISKDGGKINFIDKSRNRSVPHFTKGDDRIYLTDSEKGLVSIRWDGTDEKEHLKLKGIVTYGSQDFLDDHAVLPNSVGADDKDKSSKPDEIRISPDGTSALTKINNDIYVATIPKYGKTPTVSVAKADKAAFPAMKLTKIGGEFPIWSGTSKKVHWSLGSSHFVYDVAEGKKFKDSIAEVTKKKKEEKKKDSTDKKDDTELPEFKADEYKIKVSYAKDIPEGTLLLKGARIISMKDDEVLENGDILIENNRIKSVGPSGSIQIPNGTREMEMSGKTILPGFVDTHAHLRPAWGIHKQQVWMYAANLAYGVTTTRDPQTGTTDVLTYGDMVDAGMIDGPRIYSTGPGLGYWGYQLESLEHTKDVLRQYSDYFDTKTIKMYLVGNRQQRQWVIEACKELKLMPTTEGGLDFKLNMTQLIDGYPGHEHSLPIYPIYEDVVKTIAESKMAVTPTLLVSYGGPWAENYYYSREDVWGDKKLQHYTPYKELASKSRRRPGWFMDEEHIFKKHAEFMKSLVEAGGLAGIGSHGQLQGLGFHWELWSVASGGMKPMDALKVATIIGAEAIGLDGDLGSLEPGKLADIVILDKNPLDDLRNTNTVSHVIKNGKVYEAGTLNVTWPTEIEAEPFEWNNKGPVDVPGIEK
- a CDS encoding DUF5606 family protein, producing MALEKILSVGGKPGLYKLITQTRTGFVAESLLDGKKISVGLRSNVSVLSEIAIYTLDEELPLREVFLKIQEKENGGKTSVGHKDEKIKLEEYFFEVLPNYDEDRVYVSDIKKIIQWYNILVEKDLADFSKEEAPKEEKETEEKK